One window from the genome of Candidatus Nanopelagicales bacterium encodes:
- a CDS encoding peptide chain release factor N(5)-glutamine methyltransferase: MSVDIERTQGGRSTVRDMLFDAERRLNAVGIPSPAADAAWIVSHALGIPRNRLILQDDITDEQRVHVEQLLTQRLSRVPLQHLLGSTGFRRIDLEVGPGVFIPRPETELVAEAAIRELREQPVGSRIGVDLCAGSGAIAISLGLEVENSRIHAVEFSDDAISWTQRNVKAHEDLLSAAGSRVEVIHDDAEHVADAGRALARLAGQVAVVVSNPPYIPDAMIPREVEVRDHEPKMALYGGEDGLNVVRGVLRTAAILLAPGGLLVIEHADVQGNDAGMRGVPGITKAYTSDFEIASLTNISAGAPVYKDVSDRIDLNGLPRFTIARRV, translated from the coding sequence GTGAGCGTAGACATTGAACGCACTCAAGGTGGACGCTCCACCGTGCGAGATATGTTGTTTGACGCTGAACGTCGGTTGAATGCCGTTGGAATTCCATCACCTGCAGCTGATGCAGCTTGGATTGTTTCCCATGCGCTTGGCATTCCGCGCAATCGTTTAATTCTGCAAGACGACATCACGGATGAACAGCGAGTTCATGTTGAGCAGTTGCTCACCCAGCGCCTATCTCGCGTTCCGTTGCAGCACCTATTGGGATCCACTGGATTTCGTCGCATTGACCTTGAAGTTGGTCCGGGAGTGTTCATTCCTCGCCCGGAAACCGAACTGGTAGCAGAAGCTGCGATTCGGGAGCTTCGCGAGCAACCAGTTGGATCGCGTATTGGTGTTGATTTGTGCGCGGGTAGTGGCGCCATAGCAATTTCACTTGGGCTTGAAGTTGAGAACTCTCGAATCCATGCCGTTGAGTTTTCTGACGACGCCATCAGTTGGACCCAGCGCAATGTGAAAGCGCATGAAGACCTTTTGAGTGCTGCGGGATCTCGGGTTGAGGTCATTCATGATGACGCAGAACACGTTGCTGATGCCGGCCGTGCTCTCGCGCGTCTTGCAGGTCAGGTCGCCGTTGTGGTGAGCAATCCGCCGTATATTCCAGACGCAATGATTCCGCGCGAAGTCGAAGTGCGTGATCATGAACCAAAGATGGCCCTCTACGGTGGAGAAGACGGTCTTAATGTGGTGCGTGGAGTTCTGCGCACTGCAGCAATTCTGTTAGCGCCTGGTGGATTATTGGTTATCGAACATGCTGACGTTCAAGGAAATGATGCCGGAATGCGTGGAGTACCAGGCATTACCAAGGCTTACACCTCAGATTTTGAAATCGCATCGCTTACCAATATTTCAGCTGGAGCTCCTGTGTACAAGGATGTTTCTGATCGCATTGACCTCAATGGTTTACCAAGATTCACGATTGCCCGTCGGGTCTAA
- the rpmE gene encoding 50S ribosomal protein L31 translates to MKTGIHPEYIETTVTCTCGETFVTRSTAKNGSIHADVCSACHPFYTGKQKILDTGGRVARFEKRFGKKEEAN, encoded by the coding sequence GTGAAGACTGGCATTCATCCCGAGTACATCGAAACCACCGTCACCTGCACCTGCGGTGAGACCTTCGTAACTCGTAGCACCGCGAAGAACGGTTCAATTCACGCTGACGTGTGCTCAGCCTGCCATCCGTTCTACACCGGTAAGCAAAAGATTCTTGACACTGGCGGCCGTGTGGCTCGCTTCGAAAAGCGCTTCGGCAAAAAAGAAGAAGCTAACTAG
- the thrB gene encoding homoserine kinase, whose translation MSSFRAEPVSLNVPATCANLGPGFDSLGLALNSYDRLAGVVTQDEGVLVEVEGEGIQEVPCDASNLVVQAMALGFAAMQVRPTGFVLRCTNVIPHGRGLGSSAAAIIGGLALARAMVVEGDDLLPDPLLLNVALELESHPDNLAAALYGGFTNAWLEDDRAQSVRHNVHASIVPITAVPAFKVPTSHARSALAPTVSRADASFNISRAALLVHALTNEPSLLLPATQDHLHQDARRSVYAESMELVDVLRAQGLPAVISGAGPTVLVFGTGFDSAKVAIAAGEQWQVSQREVSRQGVHISPVSTL comes from the coding sequence ATGTCTTCTTTTCGCGCAGAACCTGTCAGCCTCAATGTGCCGGCTACCTGCGCAAACTTGGGCCCTGGCTTTGATTCCCTAGGGCTCGCGCTGAATTCCTATGACCGCCTGGCAGGTGTGGTGACACAGGATGAAGGTGTCCTTGTCGAAGTTGAAGGCGAGGGGATTCAAGAGGTCCCATGCGACGCAAGCAACCTGGTAGTTCAGGCGATGGCCTTGGGGTTTGCAGCCATGCAGGTTCGGCCAACTGGTTTCGTGTTGCGATGTACCAACGTCATTCCACATGGGCGCGGTCTTGGTTCATCTGCAGCGGCAATCATCGGTGGCTTGGCCTTAGCCCGTGCCATGGTTGTTGAAGGTGATGACCTCCTCCCAGATCCTTTGCTTTTGAACGTTGCGCTTGAACTTGAATCACACCCCGATAATTTGGCTGCTGCGTTATACGGCGGGTTTACTAATGCTTGGCTTGAAGATGATCGTGCACAAAGCGTTCGTCACAACGTTCACGCATCGATTGTGCCGATCACAGCTGTACCGGCTTTCAAGGTTCCAACTTCACATGCGAGAAGTGCTTTAGCACCAACAGTTTCTCGCGCAGACGCGTCATTCAATATCTCACGAGCTGCCTTACTCGTCCATGCGCTCACCAATGAGCCGTCGCTGTTGTTGCCAGCAACTCAAGATCATCTGCATCAAGATGCTCGCAGATCGGTTTATGCCGAATCGATGGAACTCGTTGATGTACTGCGTGCGCAAGGGCTGCCTGCGGTGATTTCAGGGGCCGGTCCAACTGTGTTGGTCTTTGGTACCGGTTTCGATAGTGCGAAGGTAGCGATTGCGGCAGGGGAGCAGTGGCAAGTGAGCCAGCGCGAAGTTTCGCGACAAGGTGTGCATATTTCCCCGGTTTCCACCCTGTAA
- the rho gene encoding transcription termination factor Rho encodes MTESTAARKPRGESLSSMLLPELKAMANKMGISGANAMRKGDLVAAISANQTSTRAPRAAAAEKAAPREERAPREDRAPREERAPREERAPREDREERAPREERNRDRRPSQDRAPREDRAPREDNNDRGEREAGDRNDRNDRNRNRNDRNDRGNDRNRNRNDRFRERPRGNDRNRNNGGYSEADIEIHEDDVLVPVAGILDVLENYAFVRTSGYLPGPNDLYVSLSMVRKHGLRKGDAITGATKQPREGERREKFNPLVRIDTVNGGELEAARNRPEFSKLTPLYPQERLRLETESTNLTARVIDLVAPIGKGQRGLIVSPPKAGKTMVLQSIANSITENNPEVHLMVVLVDERPEEVTDMQRSIKGEVIASTFDRPAEDHTIIAELAIERAKRLVELGHDVVVLLDSMTRLGRAYNLSAPASGRIMSGGVDSTALYPPKKFFGAARNVENGGSLTILATALVETGSRMDEVIFEEFKGTGNMELKLDRRLADKRVFPAVDVDASGTRKEELLMAPDELKVVWKLRRVLHALDQQQSIELLLSKLRENKTNFEFMSQIMKTTPGSGGLPGEED; translated from the coding sequence GTGACTGAATCAACGGCCGCCCGTAAACCACGCGGTGAAAGCCTCTCGTCAATGTTGCTGCCTGAGCTCAAGGCCATGGCCAACAAAATGGGCATCTCTGGTGCCAACGCAATGCGCAAGGGTGACCTTGTGGCGGCAATCTCTGCCAACCAAACTTCAACTCGTGCCCCACGTGCCGCGGCCGCAGAAAAAGCTGCCCCTCGTGAAGAGCGCGCTCCGCGTGAAGACCGTGCCCCTCGTGAAGAGCGCGCTCCTCGTGAAGAACGTGCCCCTCGTGAGGATCGTGAAGAGCGCGCTCCGCGTGAAGAGCGAAATCGTGATCGTCGACCATCGCAGGATCGCGCGCCTCGTGAAGATCGCGCGCCTCGTGAAGACAACAATGATCGCGGTGAGCGTGAAGCAGGTGATCGCAACGATCGAAATGACCGCAACCGCAATCGCAATGACCGCAATGATCGCGGCAATGACCGCAACCGCAATCGCAATGACCGTTTCCGTGAACGCCCTCGCGGCAACGATCGCAACCGCAACAATGGTGGTTACAGCGAAGCGGATATCGAAATCCACGAAGACGATGTTCTTGTGCCAGTAGCAGGCATTCTTGATGTGCTCGAGAACTATGCATTTGTGCGCACAAGCGGATACCTGCCTGGTCCAAACGACTTGTACGTATCGCTTTCGATGGTGCGCAAACACGGCCTTCGCAAGGGTGATGCAATTACCGGCGCAACAAAGCAGCCACGTGAAGGCGAGCGTCGCGAAAAATTCAATCCACTCGTGCGCATTGACACCGTCAATGGTGGCGAACTCGAGGCTGCACGCAATCGTCCTGAGTTCTCAAAGCTCACCCCGTTGTACCCACAAGAGCGTTTGCGCCTTGAAACCGAGTCAACAAACCTCACTGCGCGTGTGATCGACCTGGTTGCACCAATTGGTAAGGGTCAGCGCGGCTTGATTGTTTCTCCGCCAAAGGCTGGCAAAACCATGGTGTTGCAGTCGATTGCAAACTCGATCACTGAAAACAATCCAGAAGTTCACTTGATGGTTGTTCTTGTTGACGAACGCCCTGAAGAAGTTACGGACATGCAGCGGTCGATTAAGGGTGAAGTGATTGCTTCAACATTCGACCGTCCTGCCGAAGATCACACCATCATCGCTGAGTTGGCTATTGAGCGTGCAAAGCGTTTGGTGGAGCTCGGTCACGATGTGGTGGTGTTGCTCGACTCGATGACTCGTCTTGGTCGTGCGTATAACCTCTCTGCTCCAGCCTCTGGTCGCATCATGTCCGGTGGTGTGGATTCCACGGCGTTGTATCCGCCTAAGAAGTTCTTCGGTGCGGCACGCAACGTTGAAAATGGTGGCTCGCTCACGATTTTGGCAACAGCGCTCGTGGAAACCGGTTCCCGAATGGACGAAGTGATCTTCGAAGAGTTCAAGGGCACCGGCAACATGGAACTCAAGCTGGATCGTCGCCTTGCGGATAAGCGAGTCTTCCCAGCAGTTGATGTTGATGCGTCAGGCACTCGTAAGGAAGAACTCCTCATGGCTCCTGATGAGCTCAAGGTGGTCTGGAAGCTTCGTCGGGTGCTCCACGCTCTGGATCAGCAGCAGTCAATTGAACTGTTGCTCTCAAAACTTCGTGAGAACAAGACGAATTTTGAGTTCATGAGCCAGATCATGAAGACCACCCCAGGTTCTGGTGGCCTTCCTGGCGAAGAAGACTAA
- the prfA gene encoding peptide chain release factor 1 encodes MFESCAELVSEYADLEQQLADPAVHSDQTLARKLGRRYAELGPVVSSYKQWLAVTDDVVAARELASEDEAFAAELPDLIAAETAAAEHLTTLLLPRDPMDDKDVILEIKSGEGGEESALFAGDLARMYLRYAERRGWATQVIEAVESDLGGYKDVAIAVKTRGVPEPGEAPFARLKFEGGVHRVQRVPATESQGRIHTSAAGVLVLPEAEDVEVEIDQNDLRIDVYRSSGPGGQSVNTTDSAVRITHLPTGVVVSCQNEKSQLQNKESAMRILRARLLAAAEEAAAKDASDARRSQVRTVDRSERIRTYNFPENRLNDHRVGFKSHNLDQILDGDIDAVIQACIDADNAAKLSSGGAA; translated from the coding sequence GTGTTTGAATCGTGTGCCGAGTTAGTCAGCGAATACGCAGACCTCGAGCAGCAGTTAGCTGATCCTGCCGTGCACAGTGATCAGACGCTGGCACGCAAACTTGGGCGTCGTTACGCCGAACTTGGCCCAGTGGTGTCTTCTTATAAGCAATGGCTGGCAGTAACTGACGATGTCGTGGCGGCTCGCGAACTTGCATCAGAAGACGAAGCCTTTGCTGCTGAACTTCCTGATCTCATTGCTGCCGAAACAGCTGCTGCCGAGCATCTGACCACCTTGCTGCTTCCGCGTGACCCAATGGACGATAAAGACGTCATCTTGGAAATCAAATCAGGTGAAGGTGGAGAGGAATCAGCTCTCTTTGCTGGAGACCTTGCTCGCATGTACCTGCGCTATGCAGAACGTCGCGGCTGGGCAACTCAGGTGATTGAGGCTGTTGAATCTGACCTTGGTGGTTATAAAGACGTTGCTATTGCTGTGAAAACGCGAGGAGTGCCAGAGCCTGGTGAGGCGCCATTTGCGCGCTTAAAATTTGAAGGTGGAGTGCACCGCGTTCAACGCGTTCCAGCAACTGAATCCCAAGGTCGAATTCACACTTCTGCAGCAGGTGTTCTTGTACTCCCAGAAGCTGAAGACGTTGAGGTTGAAATTGACCAAAATGATTTGCGTATTGACGTGTATCGCTCCTCTGGTCCTGGTGGTCAGAGTGTGAACACAACAGACAGCGCCGTGCGTATTACTCACCTTCCCACTGGTGTGGTGGTGTCATGTCAGAACGAAAAGAGTCAGTTGCAGAACAAGGAATCAGCAATGCGCATTTTGCGAGCGCGATTACTTGCAGCGGCTGAGGAAGCAGCTGCGAAAGATGCCTCAGATGCGCGTCGTTCGCAGGTTCGTACGGTGGATCGCAGTGAGCGAATTCGAACCTACAATTTTCCTGAAAATCGTTTGAATGATCACCGTGTTGGGTTCAAGTCACATAACCTTGATCAGATCCTTGACGGCGACATTGATGCGGTAATCCAAGCGTGCATTGACGCCGACAACGCAGCAAAGCTTTCCTCCGGGGGAGCAGCGTGA